CGCCGGGGCGGCGTGCGCCCCGCTCCTTTCCTTCTAGGTGTCCTCGTCCCGCGGGGAAACCCCCCTTGGGCCATGCGGGGCCGGTCTTGGTCGGGCATGACCCGTCCCGCCGGGTATTCCCGAGCCGGGCCGGCGCGACCATGACTCAGATCAAGATCGCATGCCGCACCCGCCGCGCTGCGCCAAGCCCCTTCCGCGGGATTTCCGCCGCCCGTTTGCAAGCTTTACGGGGCACGAATGTGCCGATGGCACGCAACCTGTAGCCGGCTTGCAACAGCGCGTTGCGAAACGGAAAATGGCCTGTGTTTCCCCACCACATTGTGACCGAAAGGGCAGTTTCCTTATCGCTGGCTGTATATGCAACTTGAATGAATTTAGATTCGGCAAAGCGTGTTTTATCGGTCCGGGGCTGGCTGCGCCGTTTGCCCGACGGGTTTCGGCAAGAGTTCCTGCAGGGCGCGCGGCTGCGGCGTTTCCAATCGGGCGAGATCGTGTTTCACGTCGCCGACCCCGCAACCGAGTTCGTCGGCCTCGCCGACGGCCTGCTCGAGGACCATATCGACCCGGGCACGGGGACGCCGAGGCTGTCGTTCATCGGGCATCCGGGCTGGTGGATTGGCGGCGTCGGCCTTGCAGATGGATCGTGGCGGCGCGCCACGGTCGTGGCGCGAACGCCAGCGGTGGTGCTCGGCGTGCCGCGCGGGCATGTCGAGGCGATGGCGCGCGCGGACGGCTCCGTCTGGAAGCATCTCGCGGGCAATATCTCGGCGCATTACGACCGCCTGTCGATGCTGCTGCTGGCCAGCACCCATCCCGATCCGGTAATGCGGATTCTGCTGACGCTGAGCCGCCTTCACCGTTTCAACGACGGCGCCGTGCACTTCCCGGTGACGCAGTCGGAACTGGCCGAGATGGCCAGCCTGTCGCGCAACACCGCGAACCGCGCGCTGCGCCGGCTCGTCTCCGGCGGGGTCGTCGAGGCCGGCTATGGCTGGCTCAGGATCGCCGATCCCGGCGCGCTCGATCACGCGTTGGCGGGGATCAGTGGGCCGCATGCCCAGACGGTGCGGCGCGCGG
This genomic window from Rhodovulum sp. ES.010 contains:
- a CDS encoding Crp/Fnr family transcriptional regulator yields the protein MPDGFRQEFLQGARLRRFQSGEIVFHVADPATEFVGLADGLLEDHIDPGTGTPRLSFIGHPGWWIGGVGLADGSWRRATVVARTPAVVLGVPRGHVEAMARADGSVWKHLAGNISAHYDRLSMLLLASTHPDPVMRILLTLSRLHRFNDGAVHFPVTQSELAEMASLSRNTANRALRRLVSGGVVEAGYGWLRIADPGALDHALAGISGPHAQTVRRAVEVG